AGTCATGACTTGAAAGCAGAGTCATGGCTCCAGCTGTTCAGAGCCTTACTGACCTTTATTCTGCTAGGAGAGTGAGTACCCATCACCATTCCAAGCAGTATTGTATACATGGAGTGGTCAGTTTAGTCCTATTTCAAAGCCATAAAGCACTTATGATGACAgtcaggtaggtttattctttttttttttttttttgagttattatGCCACTTGGATTTCCGTTTtttcaggttcctcatctgtaacactcctgctatttatcttttttgcagGAGAGGTAGGCATTTGTATCAGGCATGGAATAACATCTAACATACTGCTGCAGTCTGATCCCATTGCTTTTTCTGGCTTTTGCAGCTGCTGCCTTTTTGGATTGAGGCACATAGGTGGGGCAGTCTGTAGAACTCTTCTGTTGTGTCTTCAGTATACAATACCTGTCATGCAGGTGAAAATACAGTTTTAGTCAGGGATAATTAACTTTTAGTACTTActtgaaaagaataataataattaattccCTTTGAGGAACTTAAGTCTTATAAATTGTATcggaaaataagtgaaataattgaaaatttttcaCTCGTATTGTGATTTTAACCGTTTTTGCTTTCTCATTTGACTAGGAGAAGAGAAATGGGTCGCTCCAATTCTAGATCACATTCTTCAAGATCAAAGTCTAGATCACAGTCTAGTTCTCGATCAAGATCAAGATCACACTCTAGAAAGAAGAGATACAGGTGaattactgtgtttttaattatttgaatgaTAATCTGTCAGCCAATACTTAAGGAGTGTTTACACAGAGTGctaatttattaacattttattctcaGAATCCTGTGAAATGGACCTATACCTGTTGTTACCTTGGTTTAGAGTTAGTCCACTGGGAGTCCTGGAATGTATTTTCTGCATATAAGGGGCAGTTGCTATAATGTTGAGATGAATTGGATAATTTCACAATTATCCGGCAGTAAAGAGTCTTTGTATATTGTTTTCGTAGTTTTAATTTCTGACTCTGTGGTCTCAATAGGTTTATTCTTTTGTATAAAAATGATTACTTCTGGTTGTCTTCCTTTAAATAGTAAGACATACTGAGCATGGAAAATAGAAACtacaagtttaaaataaaagggacTGTAATCTGATTAAGAATTAATgctatttaataatttttctagGCCTAACTTTTCATTATGTATGCATTTAGCCAGTGGCATTTCACTGCTGAAAATTCTTCCATggcattaaatattcttttatgcTGTCACTTTAAATGCCTGCATAAATGTACTTTCATTTGTTAGTATGGTATATTGTTGGACATCAGTTTTTCCCGTTTTCTATGCCTTCATTCCTGAGGCctttattttcccaattttaCCTTAGAATTGAGACGTTCTTCATTGAAAACAGTGaacttttatataaatgaaggcttttaaaaaaatgtccattttcaGCTTTGACAGTTTATTTGCATGTTATATTCAACTGTAAGTATTTAGAATATAGGATGgaatagcttattttttttttcattgatatttatttcatttttagttctaGGTCTCGATCCAGGACATATTCAAGATCTCGTAGTAGAGATCGTATTTATTCTAGAGATTACCGCCGAGATTACAGAAATAATAGAGGAATGAGACGACCTTATGGGTACAGAGGAAGGGGTAGAGGGTATTATCAAGGAGGAGGAGGTAGATATCATCGAGGTGGATATAGACCTGTCTGGAATAGAAGACACTCTAGGAGTCCTAGACGAGGTCGTTCACGTTCCAGGAGTCCAAAAAGAAGATCCGTTTCTTCTCAAAGATCCCGAAGCAGATCTCGCCGGTCATACAGATCCTCTAGGTCTCCACGATCATCCTCTTCTCGTTCTTCATCCCCGTATAGCAAATCTCCTGTCTCTAAAAGACGAGGGTCtcaggaaaaacaaaccaaaaaagccgAAGGGGAGCCCCAAGAAGAGagtcctttgaaaaataaatcacaggAAGAACCGAAAGATACATTTGAACATGACCCGTCTGAATCTATCGATGAGTTTAATAAATCATCAGCCACATCTGGTGATATTTGGCCTGGCCTTTCAGCTTATGATAATAGTCCCAGATCACCCCATAGCCCATCACCTATTGCTACACCACCTAGTCAGAGTTCATCTTGCTCTGATGCCCCCATGCTCAGTACAGTCCACTCTGCAAAGAACACCCCCTCTCAGCATTCACATTCCATTCAGCATAGTCCTGAAAGGTCCAGGTCTGGTTCTGTTGGAAATGGATCTAGTCGATACAGTCCTTCTCAGAATAGTCCAATTCATCACATACCATCACGAAGAAGCCCTGCAAAGACAATCACACCACAAAATGCTCCACGAGATGAGGCTAGGGGACGTTCCTCATTTTATCCTGATGGTGGCGATCAGGACACTGCAAAGACAGGAAAATTCTTGAAAAGGTAAgaactaaagtaaaaaaaattagattataatattaattcttctctaGGTTTATAAGACTTAAAATTGCATTGTGATGTATATTTAGCTGTTTTTGCTTATGACTTTGTTCTTTGTAATTCCAAATTGTTTTTACTTAACATCTGGTTAACTTTGGAAGTGAATTGTTTTAATAGAAACTAATTCATATTCCTCctctttattttatccatttttagtCAGCCCAGAATTAAGAATGTAAGTGGGAAATTGACTAATATAACTAATGGTTAACGTGCTGTAAAAACAGTAAAAGTTTAGAGAATGATTTTATATGGGCTAAAGCATTTTGTTCTCTTCACTGTTATGATGTGATCTACATAAATAATGCAGGTATATTGCCTGTTCTCATGTGGTATTATACAGTCCAGCTGTCAATTTTTATTGAATCTGCTTGACTGTAGAAAAGATAACAAATGGTATTTCTTACTATAGTAACATTTCAGAGATACTTGGTTTAAATTTCAAGCGTCGCTAAGGGTTGCTAAAAAACTTAATGAGAATGGATTGCTAAGGTAGTGTGCTTGATTTATAAGTGAGGAATTACAGCAAGCATACTATTTATGGTATAGCACTATGTAACCTAAAATTAATACTCTTACTGAACAGACACAGAGTTTCTACTTAACATTGCCAGAAATCATTTTCTACTGCAAAGTATATAAGAACTATTCCATGATTTAGATAGAATATTAAACATGTAATATAAGCTACATTGAGGTCATTTTTTTGaattctaatatttatattaGTAGATAAGTGAAATAGTCTGAAATTTTGAGTATATAAGTAGAATTCTACTAGATAAGTGTATTTTATTAGTGGTTTTTAGCCTCAGAAATTAAACTTAAGCTGTGTTGTACATTATAGAATCTCTGGAAATTTGGATTTGTTAGTGCAGACAAAGTACTGTCTAAAAAGAACAGTTCTTTGAGAATggctttacttttttaaactttagaaagtctaatatgtaaatttatttaaaaactcagtATATAAGCTATATGGATGCTTTTAATGCTTTTTgaaagtggaatctgaaaaagcacTTTCAGTAGGGTTTTTTCCTCTTATTGGTCCTGTGGTATTGGACAGCACATTTAAGTATGCAAGTGATCCACAAAGAATGCAATCCAGAGTTACCATCCTCTTCTTTGCTTATTCACAGGTTCACAGATGAAGAGTCTAGAGTATTCCTGCTTGATAGGGGTAATACCAGGGATAAAGAGGCTCCAAAGGAGAAAGGATCAGAgaaagggagggcagagggagaatgGGAAGATCAGGAAGCTCTAGATTACTTCAGTGATAAAGAGtctggaaaacaaaaatttaatgatTCGGAAGGGGATGACACAGAGGAGACAGAGGATTATAGACAGTTCAGGAAGTCAGTTCTTGCAGATCAGGGTAAAAATTTTGCTACTACGTCTCACCGGAATACTGAGGAGGAAGGATCCAAGTACAAGTCCAAAGTATCATTGAAAGGCAATAGAGAAAGTGATggatttagagaagaaaaaaattataaacttaaaGAGACTGGATATGTAGTGGAAAGGCCTAGCACTACAAAAGAGAAGCACAAAGAAGACGACAAAAATTCTGAGAGAATAACAGTGAAGAAAGAAACTCAGTCACCTGAGCAGGTAAAGTCTGAAAAGCTCAAAGACCTCTTTGATTACAGTCCCCCTCTACACAAGAATCTGGATGCACGAGAGAAATCTACCTTCAGAGAGGAGAGCCCACTTAGGATCAAAATGATAGCCAGTGATTCTCATCGTCCTGAAGTCAAACTCAAAATGGCACCTGTTCCTCTTGATGATTCTAACAGGTAATCCACATTGATACCCAGTAAATAATTGGTGGGTGGTTAGTTAATACTCCAgttaattatcttattttttgaaCATACTTGGTGTTTTCATATTCAAACCAACTGTATATTTTGTTTGTATGTGTCTGTTTGTTACCGATATATTCCAGACCTGCTTCCTTGACTAAAGACAGGCTACTTGCTAGTACACTTGTCCATTCTGTCAAGAAGGAGCAAGAATTCCGATCCATCTTTGACCACATTAAGTTGCCACAGGCCAGCAAAAGCACTTCAGagtcatttattcaacacattgTGTCCTTGGTTCATCATGTTAAAGGTATGTTTAGTATGTTTAGTGTTGTGATTTAAATTTATCTTACAAATAATAAAGTGAACAGTTACGTGTAATGATTAATGCATTCCAGGGCTAGAAAGTATATGTGGATGCTGTTAATATTTTGGAGCAGTATAGTTTCATGAAAGAGCTATCAGTCCTGTTAGCATTAAAACCCATGGaagtattatttaataaaaagtaattgaAATGTTAAGTAGAATTAAAACATATCCTAAAGATCTTTATCATAATAAAACATGTTAGATCTATTTAATGCTGAAAGTCTTTGACATGTGCCATCATACTGTGTTTGAAGTGCAGAGTGCTTATGGATAGATTGTCTTTCATTGTATGCATATGGCTTGTGATAATGTACTCCTGGCATAGATTTATACAAAGTGAGACAATATTggtaccattatttattt
The nucleotide sequence above comes from Phacochoerus africanus isolate WHEZ1 chromosome 2, ROS_Pafr_v1, whole genome shotgun sequence. Encoded proteins:
- the BCLAF1 gene encoding bcl-2-associated transcription factor 1 isoform X4 — protein: MGRSNSRSHSSRSKSRSQSSSRSRSRSHSRKKRYRSRSRTYSRSRSRDRIYSRDYRRDYRNNRGMRRPYGYRGRGRGYYQGGGGRYHRGGYRPVWNRRHSRSPRRGRSRSRSPKRRSVSSQRSRSRSRRSYRSSRSPRSSSSRSSSPYSKSPVSKRRGSQEKQTKKAEGEPQEESPLKNKSQEEPKDTFEHDPSESIDEFNKSSATSGDIWPGLSAYDNSPRSPHSPSPIATPPSQSSSCSDAPMLSTVHSAKNTPSQHSHSIQHSPERSRSGSVGNGSSRYSPSQNSPIHHIPSRRSPAKTITPQNAPRDEARGRSSFYPDGGDQDTAKTGKFLKRFTDEESRVFLLDRGNTRDKEAPKEKGSEKGRAEGEWEDQEALDYFSDKESGKQKFNDSEGDDTEETEDYRQFRKSVLADQGKNFATTSHRNTEEEGSKYKSKVSLKGNRESDGFREEKNYKLKETGYVVERPSTTKEKHKEDDKNSERITVKKETQSPEQVKSEKLKDLFDYSPPLHKNLDAREKSTFREESPLRIKMIASDSHRPEVKLKMAPVPLDDSNRPASLTKDRLLASTLVHSVKKEQEFRSIFDHIKLPQASKSTSESFIQHIVSLVHHVKEQYFKSAAMTLNERFTSYQKATEEHSTRQKSPEIHRRIDISPSALRKHTRLAGEERVFKEENQKGDKKLRCDSADLRHDIDRRRKERSKERGDSKGSRESSGSRKQEKTPKDYKEYKSYKDDSKHKSREQDHSRSSSSSASPSSPSSREEKESKKEREEEFKTHHELKEYSGFAGVSRPRGTFHDDRDDGVDYWAKRGRGRGTFQRGRGRFNFKKSGSSPKWTHDKYQGDGIVEDEEETMENNEEKKDRRKEEKE
- the BCLAF1 gene encoding bcl-2-associated transcription factor 1 isoform X2, which translates into the protein MGRSNSRSHSSRSKSRSQSSSRSRSRSHSRKKRYRSRSRTYSRSRSRDRIYSRDYRRDYRNNRGMRRPYGYRGRGRGYYQGGGGRYHRGGYRPVWNRRHSRSPRRGRSRSRSPKRRSVSSQRSRSRSRRSYRSSRSPRSSSSRSSSPYSKSPVSKRRGSQEKQTKKAEGEPQEESPLKNKSQEEPKDTFEHDPSESIDEFNKSSATSGDIWPGLSAYDNSPRSPHSPSPIATPPSQSSSCSDAPMLSTVHSAKNTPSQHSHSIQHSPERSRSGSVGNGSSRYSPSQNSPIHHIPSRRSPAKTITPQNAPRDEARGRSSFYPDGGDQDTAKTGKFLKRFTDEESRVFLLDRGNTRDKEAPKEKGSEKGRAEGEWEDQEALDYFSDKESGKQKFNDSEGDDTEETEDYRQFRKSVLADQGKNFATTSHRNTEEEGSKYKSKVSLKGNRESDGFREEKNYKLKETGYVVERPSTTKEKHKEDDKNSERITVKKETQSPEQVKSEKLKDLFDYSPPLHKNLDAREKSTFREESPLRIKMIASDSHRPEVKLKMAPVPLDDSNRPASLTKDRLLASTLVHSVKKEQEFRSIFDHIKLPQASKSTSESFIQHIVSLVHHVKEQYFKSAAMTLNERFTSYQKATEEHSTRQKSPEIHRRIDISPSALRKHTRLAGEERVFKEENQKGDKKLRCDSADLRHDIDRRRKERSKERGDSKGSRESSGSRKQEKTPKDYKEYKSYKDDSKHKSREQDHSRSSSSSASPSSPSSREEKESKKEREEEFKTHHELKEYSGFAGVSRPRGTFFRIRGRGRARGVFAGTNTGPNNSNTTFQKRPKEEEWDPEYTPKSKKYFLHDDRDDGVDYWAKRGRGRGTFQRGRGRFNFKKSGSSPKWTHDKYQGDGIVEDEEETMENNEEKKDRRKEEKE
- the BCLAF1 gene encoding bcl-2-associated transcription factor 1 isoform X3: MGRSNSRSHSSRSKSRSQSSSRSRSRSHSRKKRYSSRSRSRTYSRSRSRDRIYSRDYRRDYRNNRGMRRPYGYRGRGRGYYQGGGGRYHRGGYRPVWNRRHSRSPRRGRSRSRSPKRRSVSSQRSRSRSRRSYRSSRSPRSSSSRSSSPYSKSPVSKRRGSQEKQTKKAEGEPQEESPLKNKSQEEPKDTFEHDPSESIDEFNKSSATSGDIWPGLSAYDNSPRSPHSPSPIATPPSQSSSCSDAPMLSTVHSAKNTPSQHSHSIQHSPERSRSGSVGNGSSRYSPSQNSPIHHIPSRRSPAKTITPQNAPRDEARGRSSFYPDGGDQDTAKTGKFLKRFTDEESRVFLLDRGNTRDKEAPKEKGSEKGRAEGEWEDQEALDYFSDKESGKQKFNDSEGDDTEETEDYRQFRKSVLADQGKNFATTSHRNTEEEGSKYKSKVSLKGNRESDGFREEKNYKLKETGYVVERPSTTKEKHKEDDKNSERITVKKETQSPEQVKSEKLKDLFDYSPPLHKNLDAREKSTFREESPLRIKMIASDSHRPEVKLKMAPVPLDDSNRPASLTKDRLLASTLVHSVKKEQEFRSIFDHIKLPQASKSTSESFIQHIVSLVHHVKEQYFKSAAMTLNERFTSYQKATEEHSTRQKSPEIHRRIDISPSALRKHTRLAGEERVFKEENQKGDKKLRCDSADLRHDIDRRRKERSKERGDSKGSRESSGSRKQEKTPKDYKEYKSYKDDSKHKSREQDHSRSSSSSASPSSPSSREEKESKKEREEEFKTHHELKEYSGFAGVSRPRGTFHDDRDDGVDYWAKRGRGRGTFQRGRGRFNFKKSGSSPKWTHDKYQGDGIVEDEEETMENNEEKKDRRKEEKE
- the BCLAF1 gene encoding bcl-2-associated transcription factor 1 isoform X1 yields the protein MGRSNSRSHSSRSKSRSQSSSRSRSRSHSRKKRYSSRSRSRTYSRSRSRDRIYSRDYRRDYRNNRGMRRPYGYRGRGRGYYQGGGGRYHRGGYRPVWNRRHSRSPRRGRSRSRSPKRRSVSSQRSRSRSRRSYRSSRSPRSSSSRSSSPYSKSPVSKRRGSQEKQTKKAEGEPQEESPLKNKSQEEPKDTFEHDPSESIDEFNKSSATSGDIWPGLSAYDNSPRSPHSPSPIATPPSQSSSCSDAPMLSTVHSAKNTPSQHSHSIQHSPERSRSGSVGNGSSRYSPSQNSPIHHIPSRRSPAKTITPQNAPRDEARGRSSFYPDGGDQDTAKTGKFLKRFTDEESRVFLLDRGNTRDKEAPKEKGSEKGRAEGEWEDQEALDYFSDKESGKQKFNDSEGDDTEETEDYRQFRKSVLADQGKNFATTSHRNTEEEGSKYKSKVSLKGNRESDGFREEKNYKLKETGYVVERPSTTKEKHKEDDKNSERITVKKETQSPEQVKSEKLKDLFDYSPPLHKNLDAREKSTFREESPLRIKMIASDSHRPEVKLKMAPVPLDDSNRPASLTKDRLLASTLVHSVKKEQEFRSIFDHIKLPQASKSTSESFIQHIVSLVHHVKEQYFKSAAMTLNERFTSYQKATEEHSTRQKSPEIHRRIDISPSALRKHTRLAGEERVFKEENQKGDKKLRCDSADLRHDIDRRRKERSKERGDSKGSRESSGSRKQEKTPKDYKEYKSYKDDSKHKSREQDHSRSSSSSASPSSPSSREEKESKKEREEEFKTHHELKEYSGFAGVSRPRGTFFRIRGRGRARGVFAGTNTGPNNSNTTFQKRPKEEEWDPEYTPKSKKYFLHDDRDDGVDYWAKRGRGRGTFQRGRGRFNFKKSGSSPKWTHDKYQGDGIVEDEEETMENNEEKKDRRKEEKE